The Dyella caseinilytica genome has a window encoding:
- a CDS encoding 2-hydroxyacid dehydrogenase encodes MTKQLSVWVSRPLFPEVLASLAQYVDVRVETKETKRTPEQLHAKLADVDGVIVGLSDRIDAAVLAGNRRLRVIANLGVGYNNLDIPALTSAGIIATNTPDVLTQTTADYAWALMLAAARRVSSAERWLRAGRWRGGMRFDDWLGVDVHGKTLGILGMGRIGQAVARRASGFDMPVIYHNRSRLPEAVERECRATWVDKAELLRRADHLILVLPYSAENHHAIGSAELAQMKRTAVLVNIARGGIVDDAALAVALREGQLAAAGLDVFEGEPVVNPALRELENAVLSPHIASASADTRRAMAQLAADNLLAALGYGPHAGHPPSWLNPEVAKRA; translated from the coding sequence ATGACCAAACAACTAAGCGTCTGGGTTTCGCGCCCTCTATTTCCAGAGGTGCTGGCCAGTCTGGCCCAGTACGTCGACGTGCGCGTGGAAACCAAAGAGACCAAGCGAACACCAGAGCAATTGCACGCCAAGCTCGCCGATGTCGATGGCGTCATCGTTGGTTTGTCCGATCGCATCGATGCGGCGGTGTTGGCGGGCAATCGCCGCCTGCGCGTGATCGCGAACCTGGGCGTCGGCTACAACAATCTGGATATTCCTGCGCTCACCTCAGCAGGCATCATCGCAACCAACACGCCGGACGTGCTGACCCAGACCACTGCTGATTACGCCTGGGCCTTGATGCTTGCCGCCGCACGCCGGGTCAGCAGTGCCGAGCGCTGGTTGCGTGCGGGACGCTGGCGTGGCGGCATGCGCTTTGATGATTGGCTTGGCGTCGATGTTCACGGCAAGACGCTGGGCATCCTCGGTATGGGCCGCATCGGGCAGGCGGTGGCACGTCGCGCCAGCGGTTTCGACATGCCGGTGATCTATCACAATCGTTCGCGGCTGCCTGAAGCCGTTGAGCGCGAATGTCGCGCCACCTGGGTGGACAAAGCCGAGCTATTGCGGCGTGCCGATCACCTGATCCTGGTGTTGCCGTACAGCGCGGAGAACCATCATGCGATCGGTTCTGCTGAGCTGGCGCAGATGAAGCGAACGGCCGTATTGGTGAATATTGCCCGCGGCGGCATCGTGGATGACGCCGCGCTGGCGGTAGCGTTGCGCGAAGGCCAGCTGGCCGCGGCGGGATTGGATGTATTCGAGGGCGAGCCGGTGGTTAATCCGGCCCTGCGCGAACTCGAGAACGCCGTGCTCAGCCCGCATATTGCCAGCGCCAGCGCCGACACGCGCCGCGCGATGGCTCAGCTCGCTGCTGATAATCTGCTGGCCGCGCTGGGGTATGGACCTCATGCCGGCCATCCTCCTTCATGGCTGAATCCTGAAGTAGCGAAGCGGGCATGA
- a CDS encoding aspartate-semialdehyde dehydrogenase → MSKKSSYKVAMVGATGAVGETLLGILAEREFPVSELVPLASERSAGGHVAFGGKQITVKNLADYDFSGVDIAFFSAGGSVSREHAPRAAAAGAVVIDNTSEFRYQDDIPLVVSEVNPHAIAQYTTRGIIANPNCSTMQMLVALAPIHRAVGIERINVATYQSVSGAGRSGMEELGKQTAALLNFQDVEKSKFPKQIAFNVIPHIDEFQANGYTKEEMKMVWETRKILEDESIQVNPTAVRVPVFYGHAEAVHIETRDKITAEQARELLENADGVVVQDECKPGGYPTPVGDAAGQDPVFVGRIREDISHDRGLDLWIVADNIRKGAALNAVQIAELLIEDYL, encoded by the coding sequence ATGAGCAAGAAGAGTAGTTACAAGGTAGCCATGGTGGGCGCGACTGGCGCCGTGGGCGAGACCCTGCTGGGCATTCTTGCCGAGCGCGAATTCCCCGTCAGCGAGCTGGTGCCGCTGGCCAGCGAACGTTCCGCTGGTGGACATGTGGCGTTCGGCGGCAAACAGATCACCGTGAAAAACCTGGCCGACTACGACTTCAGCGGCGTGGACATCGCTTTCTTCTCGGCCGGTGGCTCGGTAAGCCGCGAGCATGCACCGCGCGCTGCGGCAGCGGGTGCGGTGGTGATCGATAACACCTCCGAATTCCGCTATCAGGACGACATCCCGCTGGTGGTCAGCGAAGTGAATCCGCACGCCATCGCGCAGTACACCACGCGAGGCATCATCGCCAATCCCAACTGCTCCACCATGCAGATGCTGGTGGCGCTGGCGCCGATCCATCGCGCTGTGGGCATCGAGCGCATCAACGTCGCCACCTATCAATCGGTGTCCGGCGCCGGCCGTTCGGGTATGGAAGAACTGGGCAAGCAGACCGCCGCATTGCTCAACTTCCAGGACGTGGAAAAGAGCAAATTCCCCAAGCAGATCGCCTTCAACGTCATTCCGCATATCGACGAATTCCAGGCCAATGGCTACACCAAAGAAGAAATGAAAATGGTGTGGGAGACGCGCAAAATCCTGGAAGACGAGTCGATCCAAGTGAATCCCACCGCCGTGCGCGTGCCGGTGTTCTACGGCCATGCCGAAGCCGTGCATATCGAAACCCGCGACAAGATCACCGCCGAGCAGGCGCGCGAGTTGCTCGAAAATGCCGACGGCGTGGTGGTGCAGGACGAGTGCAAGCCGGGCGGCTATCCCACGCCGGTGGGCGATGCGGCCGGGCAGGATCCGGTTTTCGTGGGCCGCATCCGCGAGGATATTTCGCACGACCGCGGTCTGGATCTGTGGATCGTGGCTGACAACATCCGCAAAGGCGCGGCGCTGAATGCCGTGCAGATTGCGGAACTGCTGATCGAGGATTACCTGTAA
- a CDS encoding GNAT family N-acetyltransferase codes for MELTTTRLRLDALRENDADMLFHYRSDPEVARYQGWRPVSRDEASDFIASQERASLDIPDSWLQFAIRLSTDGTLIGDLGLHIPAEADGSYEFGITIAPVHQGNGYAREAVQALLTWLFLTLDARRVHASIDPRNLASAALLRSLGMRQEAHFRESLKVGDEWVDDVIFALLAREWALTDTGR; via the coding sequence ATGGAACTGACCACGACACGGCTGCGTTTGGACGCACTTCGCGAAAACGACGCCGATATGCTTTTCCACTATCGCTCCGATCCTGAGGTGGCGCGCTACCAAGGCTGGCGCCCGGTTTCGCGCGACGAGGCCTCCGACTTCATCGCATCCCAGGAGCGAGCCTCGCTCGACATTCCCGATAGCTGGCTGCAGTTCGCCATTCGCCTGTCCACCGATGGCACGTTGATCGGTGATCTCGGTCTGCATATCCCGGCCGAGGCAGATGGCTCGTATGAGTTCGGCATCACCATCGCCCCCGTTCATCAGGGTAACGGTTATGCGCGTGAAGCGGTGCAGGCCTTGTTGACCTGGTTGTTCCTCACGCTGGATGCACGTCGCGTGCATGCCTCGATCGACCCTCGCAATCTGGCCAGTGCAGCGTTGCTGCGTTCGCTGGGCATGCGCCAGGAAGCGCATTTTCGGGAGAGTCTGAAAGTGGGTGATGAATGGGTGGATGACGTGATCTTCGCGCTGCTGGCCCGCGAATGGGCTTTGACTGACACTGGCCGTTAA
- the aroC gene encoding chorismate synthase — MSSNSTGKLFTVTTFGESHGPAIGCVIDGCPPGLPIDAEAFRTDLERRATGRSRHTSQRREADEVEILSGVYQGLTTGTPIALLIRNTDQRSKDYGDIAETFRPGHADYTYWQKYGIRDPRGGGRSSARETTMRVAAAVIAKKWLAERYGVRVRGYLAQLGEIVPQGFDWNAVEQNPFFWPHEAQVPELEKYMDTLRKSGNSVGARVNVEAEGVPPGWGEPIYGKLDGDLAAALMSINAVKGVEIGDGFAAVAQHGSEHRDEMQMDGFTSNHAGGILGGISTGQVVRASIALKPTSSILIPGHSVNLAGQLVDVVTKGRHDPCVGIRATPIAEAMMALVLMDHALRHRAQCGDVGEIKPRIT; from the coding sequence GTGTCCAGCAACTCCACCGGCAAGCTCTTCACTGTCACCACCTTCGGCGAAAGCCACGGTCCGGCCATCGGTTGCGTGATCGACGGCTGCCCACCGGGCCTGCCGATCGATGCGGAAGCGTTCCGCACTGACCTCGAACGCCGGGCCACGGGGCGCAGCCGTCATACCTCGCAGCGCCGTGAGGCCGATGAGGTCGAAATCTTGTCCGGCGTGTATCAGGGCCTTACGACAGGTACGCCGATCGCGCTGTTGATCCGCAACACCGACCAGCGCAGCAAGGATTACGGCGATATCGCCGAGACCTTTCGTCCGGGCCATGCCGATTACACCTACTGGCAGAAATACGGTATCCGCGATCCGCGTGGTGGCGGACGCTCCTCCGCGCGTGAGACCACCATGCGCGTAGCGGCGGCGGTCATCGCGAAGAAATGGCTGGCCGAGCGTTATGGCGTGCGCGTGCGTGGCTACCTGGCTCAGCTGGGCGAGATCGTGCCGCAAGGTTTCGATTGGAATGCCGTCGAGCAGAACCCGTTCTTCTGGCCTCACGAAGCCCAGGTGCCGGAGCTGGAGAAATACATGGACACGCTGCGCAAGTCTGGTAATTCAGTCGGTGCACGCGTGAACGTCGAGGCGGAGGGCGTGCCGCCGGGTTGGGGTGAGCCCATCTATGGCAAGCTCGATGGCGATCTCGCGGCGGCTCTGATGTCGATCAATGCCGTCAAGGGCGTGGAAATCGGTGACGGTTTTGCTGCGGTCGCCCAGCATGGTAGCGAGCATCGCGATGAAATGCAGATGGACGGCTTTACGTCCAATCATGCCGGTGGCATTCTCGGTGGCATCAGCACGGGGCAGGTGGTGCGCGCGTCGATCGCGCTCAAACCAACGTCGAGCATCCTGATTCCCGGTCACAGCGTGAATCTGGCCGGGCAGCTGGTCGACGTGGTCACCAAGGGGCGTCACGATCCCTGCGTCGGTATCCGTGCCACGCCCATCGCGGAAGCGATGATGGCGCTGGTGCTGATGGATCACGCCTTGCGCCACCGTGCGCAGTGTGGCGACGTTGGCGAAATAAAACCGCGTATTACCTGA
- a CDS encoding phosphoribosylanthranilate isomerase, whose translation MTRIKCCGMTRVEDALLAAQLGADAIGVVMTAHSKRQVSLAQAKAIVDAMPPFVTTVALCMDDDAGFVQEVIDVVHPSLLQFHGTESDEWCKQFGHPYLKAIAMGEGAAALYQLRDHPHAAGLLLDGHGLGEPGGSGKSFDWSLMPRDLKQPLILAGGLTAANVAEAIRIAQPWAVDVSSGIESAPGIKDPIKLRDFIAAVRAAA comes from the coding sequence ATGACCCGTATTAAATGCTGCGGCATGACCCGCGTCGAAGACGCCTTGCTTGCTGCGCAACTCGGCGCCGATGCCATTGGCGTGGTGATGACCGCGCACAGCAAGCGACAGGTTTCACTGGCGCAGGCCAAGGCCATCGTTGACGCCATGCCGCCATTCGTCACCACGGTGGCACTGTGCATGGACGATGATGCCGGCTTCGTACAGGAAGTCATCGATGTCGTGCACCCCTCGCTGCTGCAATTCCACGGTACGGAAAGCGACGAATGGTGCAAACAGTTCGGCCATCCTTATCTGAAAGCGATCGCGATGGGCGAAGGCGCTGCAGCGCTCTATCAATTGCGGGATCATCCGCACGCGGCGGGTTTGTTGCTCGATGGCCACGGCCTGGGCGAGCCTGGTGGCAGCGGCAAAAGCTTCGACTGGTCGCTGATGCCGCGTGATCTGAAACAGCCCTTGATCCTGGCCGGTGGACTGACGGCAGCGAATGTCGCCGAGGCGATTCGTATTGCGCAGCCGTGGGCCGTGGATGTGTCAAGCGGCATTGAATCCGCACCAGGCATCAAGGACCCCATCAAGCTACGCGATTTCATCGCGGCGGTTCGCGCTGCTGCGTGA
- a CDS encoding FimV/HubP family polar landmark protein, translating into MNRSLKLSILMALALGSTQAAAVELGQAHVKSVLGQPLLVEIPVTQASPAELQSLSAQLAPNDAFAKVGGERPAIPLQFTVADEGGHKIIRVTSSAPVDDPYLDLLVEVTSTTGSSVREFAILLDPANKVAQSATSSAPARRRTPASTPASAESAPAPRQTAAAPVQRAAISNGQFGPVEKGATLSHIATQTAPAGVDTNQMMLALKAANPDAFYRDNINALKAGVVLRVPSRDDALTTAAAAALAAVRQQNSDWRNGTSAPIAVATGGTRSNASVAPTQTSNADKLALVPASGEGQSAGGTNGKGNAAIRQELQRSQETLASLQQQGDELKSRLKDLEDINGKNQRLLSLKDNEIADLQKQLADARKAAGMPAAPVAATPAPAAPPVPVVQPAATASTHSAATTQALAAKPAANPASGASAPVAAAPVTAPAKPKPVVHPPLHRAPAPAAAEQPWYMQTWALAAGGGVIVLLLLGLLARRGKSGSKPAKSKAAAPSNRGSLADHFGTVDADNFDDVSHGSDPDQDELLDQLAEHPDDIASHLELVSLYYTRRDVEHFEAAAEAMHAHITAADQPEWQDVMHMGQDLAPGHPLFAEAAIPTSTHDEQSPLHRFDLDSYAGDKTATPDLASAKQAPPPLPPSKVSEYHFDFDLTPHHADILGSQAPAPKHEEESLSTWKFDEPAETAHEAAHETAHSAVQEEDFGELHDDPIDTKLDLARAYLDMGDPDGARAMLEEVMHEGSQIQKDMAQTLMAKVR; encoded by the coding sequence ATGAATCGTTCGTTGAAGCTGTCGATACTGATGGCGCTTGCGCTGGGCAGTACTCAGGCGGCAGCCGTAGAACTGGGCCAGGCCCATGTGAAATCGGTATTGGGCCAGCCGTTGTTGGTGGAGATCCCGGTCACGCAGGCCAGCCCGGCCGAGCTGCAAAGCTTGAGCGCCCAGTTGGCCCCCAATGATGCCTTTGCCAAGGTGGGTGGCGAGCGGCCGGCCATCCCGTTGCAATTCACCGTGGCAGACGAAGGCGGCCACAAGATTATCCGCGTCACCAGCAGTGCGCCGGTGGACGATCCCTATCTTGACCTGTTGGTCGAAGTCACCAGCACCACCGGCAGCAGCGTGCGCGAGTTCGCCATCCTGCTCGACCCCGCTAACAAGGTAGCGCAGAGCGCGACGAGCAGCGCCCCAGCTCGCCGTCGCACGCCGGCCAGTACTCCGGCCTCCGCCGAATCTGCGCCGGCTCCTCGTCAGACTGCGGCTGCACCCGTTCAACGGGCTGCGATCAGCAACGGCCAGTTCGGCCCGGTAGAAAAGGGCGCCACGCTTTCGCATATCGCCACGCAAACCGCGCCAGCTGGTGTCGATACCAACCAGATGATGTTGGCCCTGAAGGCAGCCAATCCGGATGCCTTTTATCGCGACAATATCAACGCTCTCAAAGCAGGCGTCGTACTGCGCGTTCCCTCGCGTGACGATGCCCTGACGACCGCGGCAGCCGCGGCGTTGGCTGCCGTGCGCCAGCAGAACAGTGATTGGCGCAACGGCACCAGCGCTCCGATTGCCGTTGCAACGGGCGGTACGCGTTCCAACGCGTCGGTAGCACCTACCCAGACCAGCAATGCCGACAAGCTCGCCTTGGTGCCGGCGTCTGGTGAAGGCCAGTCGGCTGGTGGCACAAACGGCAAGGGCAACGCTGCGATTCGCCAGGAACTGCAGCGCAGCCAGGAAACACTCGCCTCGCTGCAGCAACAGGGCGACGAGTTGAAGTCGCGCCTGAAGGACCTGGAAGACATCAACGGCAAGAACCAGCGCCTGCTGTCCCTCAAGGACAACGAAATCGCTGATCTGCAAAAGCAGCTTGCCGATGCGCGCAAGGCGGCGGGTATGCCAGCTGCGCCGGTCGCAGCAACTCCCGCTCCGGCAGCACCACCAGTACCGGTTGTACAGCCGGCTGCCACAGCCTCTACCCATTCGGCCGCGACGACCCAGGCTCTTGCGGCCAAGCCAGCCGCCAATCCTGCGTCCGGCGCTTCGGCCCCGGTGGCTGCAGCGCCTGTCACTGCGCCGGCCAAGCCGAAGCCGGTGGTGCACCCGCCACTGCATCGTGCTCCGGCGCCAGCTGCAGCCGAGCAGCCCTGGTATATGCAGACCTGGGCACTGGCCGCGGGCGGTGGCGTGATCGTGCTTCTTCTGCTGGGCTTGCTGGCCCGCCGTGGCAAGTCGGGCAGCAAGCCGGCCAAGTCCAAAGCCGCTGCACCTAGCAACAGGGGATCGCTGGCGGATCATTTCGGCACGGTCGACGCAGACAATTTCGACGACGTTTCGCACGGTTCCGATCCCGACCAGGATGAGCTGCTGGATCAACTCGCCGAACATCCGGACGACATCGCGTCGCACCTGGAACTGGTCAGCCTGTACTACACCCGCCGCGATGTGGAGCACTTCGAAGCCGCTGCGGAAGCCATGCATGCCCATATCACTGCCGCTGACCAGCCGGAATGGCAGGATGTCATGCACATGGGGCAGGATCTGGCACCGGGCCATCCGCTGTTCGCAGAGGCCGCGATTCCGACGTCGACCCACGACGAACAATCGCCGCTGCACCGCTTCGATCTGGACAGCTACGCCGGCGACAAGACAGCAACCCCTGATCTGGCATCGGCCAAGCAGGCACCGCCGCCGCTGCCGCCGTCCAAGGTTAGCGAGTACCACTTTGACTTCGACCTGACGCCGCATCATGCGGACATCTTGGGCAGTCAGGCTCCAGCACCGAAGCATGAGGAAGAATCCCTCTCCACCTGGAAATTCGACGAGCCGGCGGAAACCGCTCACGAAGCGGCGCACGAGACTGCTCATTCCGCTGTCCAGGAAGAGGACTTCGGCGAACTGCATGACGATCCGATCGACACCAAGCTCGATCTGGCCCGTGCTTATCTCGACATGGGTGACCCGGACGGGGCACGCGCCATGCTGGAAGAGGTGATGCATGAAGGCAGCCAGATACAGAAGGACATGGCGCAAACCTTGATGGCCAAGGTTCGCTGA
- the truA gene encoding tRNA pseudouridine(38-40) synthase TruA has translation MRIALGIEYDGTDFLGWQRLSHGNTVQGNLERALSFVAAEPVEVTCAGRTDAGVHGRCQVVHFDTEVQRDMRGWVLGTCSNLPISVAVLWAQPVAEDFHARFSARSRRYRYTILNRHVRPALDARYVTWERHPLDARCMHEAAQVLIGEHDFSAFRAVSCQAAHARREVKALKVWRDDDHVIIEIEANAFLHHMVRNIVGSLLPVGRGEQPVDWVKALLEGRNREVAGPTAAASGLTFIGPRYERHWQLPAEVSE, from the coding sequence ATGCGCATCGCCCTGGGCATCGAATACGACGGCACCGACTTCCTTGGCTGGCAACGGCTCAGCCATGGCAACACTGTGCAAGGAAACCTGGAGCGCGCACTCTCGTTCGTCGCCGCTGAACCGGTAGAGGTCACGTGCGCTGGCCGTACCGATGCGGGCGTGCATGGACGCTGCCAAGTCGTGCATTTCGACACTGAGGTGCAGCGTGACATGCGTGGCTGGGTGCTGGGTACGTGTTCGAATCTGCCCATCAGCGTGGCCGTACTGTGGGCGCAGCCCGTTGCCGAAGACTTCCATGCGCGCTTCTCTGCGCGTAGCCGGCGCTACCGCTACACCATTCTCAATCGCCATGTGCGTCCTGCGCTGGATGCGCGCTATGTCACCTGGGAGCGTCATCCGCTCGATGCCAGATGCATGCACGAAGCGGCGCAGGTATTGATCGGCGAACACGATTTCAGCGCATTCCGCGCCGTGTCCTGTCAGGCTGCTCACGCGCGGCGCGAAGTAAAGGCGTTGAAGGTCTGGCGCGACGATGATCATGTCATCATCGAGATCGAAGCCAATGCCTTCCTGCATCATATGGTGCGTAACATCGTCGGTTCGCTGCTGCCGGTCGGCCGTGGCGAGCAGCCGGTAGACTGGGTGAAAGCCTTGTTGGAAGGACGCAATCGCGAAGTGGCAGGTCCCACTGCCGCGGCATCCGGGCTGACCTTTATCGGTCCACGTTATGAACGGCACTGGCAGTTGCCAGCAGAGGTGAGCGAATGA